From the Saccharomonospora marina XMU15 genome, the window AGGTCGCCGTCTCGGAGCCGGGTGCGTGGGGTGGGGATCAGTGTTCGTTTGCCGCGCATGATGGCGGTGATGAGTCCGTGTGGTGGGGTGATGTCTTTGAGTTGTTTACCGGCGATGTGGAGGTCGGGGGTGACGCGGACTTCGATGAGTTCGGTGTTGATGTCGCCGATGGGGACGTCTTCGGCCACTGAGGTTGTTGCACGGGACTCGCCGCGCAGTCCGAGCCAGCCGGCGACGGTGCTGATGCTGGCGCCCTGTACGGCTGCGGAGACCAGGACCACGAAGAAGACCATGTTGAAGATGAATGGGCCGTCGGGGTGGCCGGCGACGAAGGGGAAGGTGGCGAGCACGATCGGCACCGCGCCGCGGAGCCCGACCCAGCTGGTGAACAGCAGTTCCTGCCATCGGTACCGCAGCCAGCCCAGCGTTAGCAGGACCGCGATGGGGCGGGCCACGAACACGAGCACGAACACCACGGCGAGTCCGGGAACCACGACCGACGGCAGTTGTGAGGGAAAGACCAGCACGCCCAGCATGAGGAACAGCCCGACTTCGGCGGTGCTGGACAGTCCCTGGTGGAAGGTGCGGATCCCGCGGCGGTGCAGCGGGACCCGGGCGCCGACCACCAGTCCCGTGACGTAGACGGCGAGGAAGCCGGAGGCGCCCACCGCGGCGGCGGCTCCGTAGGACAGTCCGGCAACGCCGAGCGCGAGGACCGGATAGGCGCCTTCGGGTCCGAGGTTGGGACGCATGAGCATCCAGGTACCGGCGAGACCGGCCAGTGCGCCGACACCGAGGCCGCCGCCCAGTTGCAGCAGCGCGAACGTGACCCAGTCGCCAATTCCGGGATCGGCACGCCAGGTCTCGATCAACCCGATCGTGAGCATGATCGCGATCGGGTCGTTCGCGCCGGACTCGACCTCCAGTAGTGAGGCCAGTTTGCGCGGTAGCGGGGCCCGGCGCAGCATCGCGAAGACCGCGGCGGCGTCGGTCGAGGCCACCACCGCGCCGATCAGGAACGCGGTCAACATTTCCACATCGAGCAGGAGATACGCACCGCCGCCCACCACGCCGGCTGTGATGAGCACTCCGACGGTGGCCAGCAATGAGCCGGGCAGAGCGGCCTGCCGCAGATCACCGGGTTTGGTGGTCAGCCCACCCTCGTACAGGATCAACAGCAGCGCTATGGTGCCCCCGATCTGGGCGACCCGCGGGTCGGACAGACTGACCAATGCGAGCCCATCGTCACCGATGACCATGCCCAGCACCAGGAACAGCAACAAACCGGGCAACCGCAGCCGGTTGGCGAACCCGGCCGCGAGAACACCACCCACCAACAGCACCGCAACCAGCAGGATCCACCAGTCGGCAGGTAGTTGAATGCTCATAGCTCCACGGTTTCCGGCGTCGACATACGATCACTACCCTACCCAACACACGAGGTCGAATCGGGCAAATGGTGCAGGTCGGAGGCTGTGATGGCGGACGATAAGCACGTCGTCTCCCGTGTGCTGGTGCCGCTGGACGGCTCCGACGAGGCGCAGCGTGCACTCCTGCCCGCACTGCGGGTTGCCCAGACGCTGGATTGCCCCATCGAGCTGGTCACCGTCTACGACCCGGTCAACGGACGCTGGGCCCGTGACCTCGACGACATCGCCGAACAGTTGCCCTACGATCAGGTCGAGGTCGCTGTCGTCGGCGCCGGATGGCCGGGCGAGGTGATCGCCGAGATGGCCGGCGAGAACCCCGGAACTCTGCTCTGCATGTCGGCGCAACACCGCGACGAGGTTGATCGTCTCGTCCTCGGCAGCGTCTCCGCGCATCTGCTGCGCACCAGCCGTGCGCCGACCCTGGTGGTCGGTCCCGGCTACCAGCTTTCGCGACTGCCCCGCCGCTATGAACGTCTCGTGGTCTGTCTTGATGGCTCCGACCGCGCCGAAACAGCCCTCGCCGTCGCCACCACCTGGGCCCGCCTCTTCGCAACCGAGGTCGAGCTCGTGCACGTCGCGTCCCCGACAGAGAATTCGGCAAACCTGGAAGCTCTCGGAGCGGGCCTGTCCCGAGCTGCCGACGCACTGGCCGATGACGGTGTTCAGGCCAGTGCCACCCTGCTCACCGGCGACAACCCCGCCGCCAGTATCGCTGAGCTGCTCCAGTCCCGCCCGGCCGCACTCGCGCTCACCGCCACACACGGCCGTACCGGGCTCACCCGACTCCTGCTGGGCAGCGTCACCACTGAACTGCTCACGCGCAGTCCCACCCCCGTCCTGGTCGCTCCCGTCACCTGAACGCATCTCCCCAGGGCAGCGGTGATCAACATGTCCGATGCCCGTGTCAGTCGTACCCTGAAAGGTGGCTTCAACCGGCGATCGGGACCGGAGGAGGTCGCCCGGCATGCCCGATACCTCCATGTACCTGTTGCGGCTCGCCCGGCGTCTCCGCCCGGGGCGAAGCCCTGTGGCGCGAGGCTCCGACCGAATCGAGGCCGCTGCCCTCGTGATCGTTGTGCTGCTGTCGCTGCTGACCATCCCCGTTGTCGTCACCCACGGGCAGCGCAGCTACGCACACAACCGCCAGATCGCCGAGGAAGCGATGGGCAGCCGGTACGAAACCACGGCCACCCTGCTCGCCGACACCCCATCGAGACCCCGGGCTGGGCGCGGGCCAGTCAGTGAGAACGGCACGCGCGCGCAGGCCCGGTGGACCACATCCGAGGGCATCGAGTTCACGGGGACTGTCCCGGCCAGTTCCGGGATGTCCGCGGGCAGCGAGGTACCGATCTGGATTGACACTGCTGGCGAGGTGACGTCGTCACCCACCACGCCGCAGGACGCCGCCGGTCATGCCGCAGCCACCGCCATCGCTACCTGGCTGATTGCGGTCGGCGCGTTGTCGGCCGCCTTCTGGCTCCTGCGGGCAGGACTCGACCAGCATCGCTACGCCCGATGGGCCCACGAGTGGGCGCGCCTGAACACCGGCCACGGCCCGCCCTGACCACCCCAACCGCAACGACGGCGCGCGGGCCGCGTCTAACCCCAGGACAAGGTCGTGTACCAGAACGTCAGCACCGCACCCGGCCCGAGCAACACACAGAGACCAATACCGCCGTAAAACGGCTTGTCCTTCACGAGCATCGCCACCATCAGCACGGCCGCGGCCAC encodes:
- a CDS encoding potassium/proton antiporter, with product MSIQLPADWWILLVAVLLVGGVLAAGFANRLRLPGLLLFLVLGMVIGDDGLALVSLSDPRVAQIGGTIALLLILYEGGLTTKPGDLRQAALPGSLLATVGVLITAGVVGGGAYLLLDVEMLTAFLIGAVVASTDAAAVFAMLRRAPLPRKLASLLEVESGANDPIAIMLTIGLIETWRADPGIGDWVTFALLQLGGGLGVGALAGLAGTWMLMRPNLGPEGAYPVLALGVAGLSYGAAAAVGASGFLAVYVTGLVVGARVPLHRRGIRTFHQGLSSTAEVGLFLMLGVLVFPSQLPSVVVPGLAVVFVLVFVARPIAVLLTLGWLRYRWQELLFTSWVGLRGAVPIVLATFPFVAGHPDGPFIFNMVFFVVLVSAAVQGASISTVAGWLGLRGESRATTSVAEDVPIGDINTELIEVRVTPDLHIAGKQLKDITPPHGLITAIMRGKRTLIPTPRTRLRDGDLVIVAIPRQPDASKLVTTWARGE
- a CDS encoding universal stress protein, yielding MADDKHVVSRVLVPLDGSDEAQRALLPALRVAQTLDCPIELVTVYDPVNGRWARDLDDIAEQLPYDQVEVAVVGAGWPGEVIAEMAGENPGTLLCMSAQHRDEVDRLVLGSVSAHLLRTSRAPTLVVGPGYQLSRLPRRYERLVVCLDGSDRAETALAVATTWARLFATEVELVHVASPTENSANLEALGAGLSRAADALADDGVQASATLLTGDNPAASIAELLQSRPAALALTATHGRTGLTRLLLGSVTTELLTRSPTPVLVAPVT
- a CDS encoding Rv1733c family protein, translating into MPDTSMYLLRLARRLRPGRSPVARGSDRIEAAALVIVVLLSLLTIPVVVTHGQRSYAHNRQIAEEAMGSRYETTATLLADTPSRPRAGRGPVSENGTRAQARWTTSEGIEFTGTVPASSGMSAGSEVPIWIDTAGEVTSSPTTPQDAAGHAAATAIATWLIAVGALSAAFWLLRAGLDQHRYARWAHEWARLNTGHGPP